The region TCGAACACGCGCTGCGCCACGCCCGCGCGAAGGTGATCGTCGTCAGCAACGAAATCGGGCTCGGCGTCGTGCCGCTCGGATCGGTCACGCGCCGCTACGTCGACGAGCTCGGACGCCTGAACCAGCGCATCGCAGCGCTCGCGACCCGCGTGACGCTGCTCGTGGCGGGACTGCCGCTCGAACTCAAGGACGGAGCGCCGTCATGCTGATGCTGTCGCTGCCGCTCGTCGCGATGCTCGCGGTCGCGGCCGCGATCGTCGATCGCGTGCTTGGCGAACCGGCCGGCTGGCATCCGCTCGTCGCATTCGGCCGGCTCGCCGCGCGCGTCGAAGGTGCATTGAACACGGGCCGGCACGGCCGTGCGGCCGGCGTCGCCGCATGGCTCGCCGCCGTCGCGCCCCCGGTGGCCGTCGCCGCGTGGCTCGCTGCGGTGCTGCCGTGGCCGCTCGCCGCCGCGTTGCACGTCGCGCTGCTGTGGTTTGCGCTCGGCGCGAGAAGCCTCGCCGATCACGTCACGCCTATCGCCGCCGCGCTGCTGCGGCGCGATCTCGATGCCGCACGCGCGCTCACCGCGCGCATCGTGTCCCGCGACACGAGCGAGGCCGACGAAGGCGCGCTATCGCGCGCGGCCGTCGAATCGGCGCTCGAGAACGGCAACGACGCGATCTTCGGCGCACTGTTCTGGTTCGTCGTCGCAGGCGGCCCGGGCGCGCTGCTGTTCCGGCTCGCGAACACGCTCGATGCGATGTGGGGCTACCGCACGCCGCGCTTCCTGACGTTCGGTTGGGCGGCCGCGCGTCTCGACGACGCGCTCAACTGGATTCCCGCGCGCGCCACCGCCGCGAGCTACGCACTGCTCGGCGACACGGCCGCCGCGTGGCGCTGCTGGCGCACGCAAGCGCGCCACTGGGACAGCCCGAACGCCGGCCCCGTGATGGCCGCCGGCGCCGGCAGCCTGAACGTGCAGCTCGGCGGCCCGGCCGTCTATCACGGCGAGATCGAAGATCGTCCCGTGCTCGGCACCGGCGCGACGGCGACGGCCGTGCACGTCGTCGCCGCGCTGTCGCTCGTCACGCGCACGCTCGCGCTGTGGCTTGCGCTGCTCGTCGCGGGCGGCGCACTCGTCCTCGCTACTCATCATGTCTGACGCACGCATTCCACACGGCGGCAACCTGCACGAAGCAGCGCGCCGCCACGGCATTCCATACGACGCATGGCTCGACCTGTCGACCGGCATCAATCCGGTCGGCTATCCGGTGCCGCCGGTCCCGGCCGATGCATGGCGCCGGCTGCCGGACGACGGCGACGCGCTCGCCGCGTGCGCGGCCGGTTACTACGGCGCGCCGGATGCCGAGCACGTGCTGCCGGTCGCCGGCAGCCAGGCCGCAATCCGCGCGCTGCCCGCGCTGCTGCCGACCGGCGACGCCGGTGTCGCGCCGCTCGCGTATGGCGAGTACGCGCCGGCATTCGCGCGTCGTGGCCATCGCGTCGTCGCGCTCGACATCGGCGTGGACGCGTTGCCCGCCACGCTGCGTCACGTGATCGTCGGGAACCCGAACAATCCGACCGCCGAATTCGTGCCGGTCGAACGGCTGCTCTGCTGGCATGCGCAGCTGTCCGCACGCGGCGGCACGCTGATCGTCGACGAGGCATTCGCGGATACCGGCACCGCACCATCGCTTGCGCAATACGTTGATCGTCCCGGCCTCGTGGTGCTTCGCTCGGTCGGCAAGTTCTTCGGCCTTGCCGGCATCCGCGCGGGCTTCGTGCTCGCGCATCCCGCGTCGATCGCGGCACTGCGCGACGTGCTCGGTGCGTGGACCGTCAGCGGGCCCGCGCGCCATGCGGTTGCCGCCGCGTTCGCGGACCGCGCATGGCAGGCCGCCGCCCGCGAACGGCTCACCGCCGACGGCGAACGCCTCGCCGCGTTGCTGCGCGCACATGGCTTCGCGGTGCGCGCGACGCCGCTCTTCAGCTGGACCGACGACGCGCGTGCCGCCGCACTGCATGCAGCGCTTGCCGCGCACGGCATCTGGACACGGCACTTCGCGCAGCGGTCGAGCATCCGCATCGGCCTGCCCGGCAACGAAGCCGAATGGCAGCGCTTCGCCGACGCGCTCACGCAATGCATGACGGCGCTGCAGCCGGCATCCGCATGAGCCGCGCCCCGCTCGGCCGCCTGCCGGCGCTGGCGATGCTGGCCGCACTCGCGCACGCACCGCTCGCGCGCGCGGACGTCGCGGCCCGTGACGATGCCGGCAACACAGTGACGCTCGCCGCTCCCGCGCAACGCGTGATCAGCCTTGCGCCGCACGCGACCGAACTGATCTATGCGGCCGGCGGCGGCGCGAAACTGGTCGGCACGGTCACGTACAGCGACTATCCGCCCGCAGCGCAGGCGGTGCCGCGCGTCGGCGACAACAAGGCGCTCGACCTCGAACGAATCGCCGCGCTGAAGCCCGATCTGATCGTCGTATGGCGGCACGGCAATGCCGAGCGGCAGACCGACGCGCTGCGCGCGCTGCAGATCCCGCTGTTCTTCAGCGAACCGAAGCATCTCGACGACGTGGCGACGTCGCTGCGCCGGCTCGGCACGCTGCTCGGCACGGGGCCGGCAGCCGATGTGGCGGCCGCCTCGTTCTCGCGAGACATCGCGGCGCTGCGCGCACGCTATTCCGCGCGGCCGCCCGTCACGATGTTCTTCCAGGTATGGGACCGGCCGCTGACGACGCTCAACGGCGCGCATCTGTTCAACGACGTCATTGCGCTGTGCGGCGGCCGCAACGTGTTCGCAGCGCTGAAGCCGCTCGCGCCGGCCGTCACCGACGAAGCCGTGCTCGCGGCGAATCCGGAAGCGATCGTCACGACCGCCGCCGGTGCGACGCGCTCGGATGCCCCACTGCCGAGTCTCGCACGCTGGCGTGCGTGGCCCGCGCTGACGGCCGTTGCACGCAACAACCTGTTCGCGATCGACGGCGACCTGCTGACGCGGCCGTCGCCGCGAATCGCGCAAGGCGCGGCAGCGCTGTGCGAGGATCTGGACGCCGCGCGCGCGAGACGGCCCGCACGCTGATTTCCGGCTTCTCCAACACTGTTGCGCGGCGTGCACGAGCGCCTACTCGTCCCAGTGCTCGACTTTCCACGAGCGTGACGCATCGTCCAGCCGCAACCACACGACACCGCCGATCGGCACCGGTCGCGCCAGCAGCGTATCGAGCGGCACGCGCAGCGCGTGCGACGCGAACGCGCGGATCACGCCGGCGTGCGTCACTGCCCATTGCGGCGTGCCGGCCCCCACGACCTCGTCGGCCGCGCGCGCCACCCGTGCGGCGAATCGCGCCACGCTCTCGCCACCGTGCGCGCACGCATGCATCAGATCGGCGGCCCATGCGTCGAGCGCGGCGCGGCCGATATCGTCCCAGCGTTGAAGTTCCCACGCGCCGAAGTCCATTTCCTGCCAGCCTGCGTCATGCCGCAGCGGCACGCCGAACGCGTGCGCGAGCCGTTCGGCGACCGATGCGCAGCGCGTCAGCGGACTCGTCCAGATGTGTCGGGGCAACGGCGCCCCGAGCGTCGCGACACGCTCGCGCACGTGCTGCGCGCCGATGTCGGCCGATGCGGCGAGCGGCACGTCGCTGCGGCCGTAGCAAATGCCGCGTTCGACATCGACGGCCGGATGACGAATCAGGACGAGATCCATCCGAGCACCACGAGGTAGATCGCCAGTTCGCTCAGTTGCTGCGCGAAGCCGAGACAGTCACCTGTATAGCCGCCGATCCGTTTCATGAAATAGCGCGCGGCCCATGCACGCACGAGCACGAGCGCGACAAAGGCCGCGAGCCCCGCGCGCCAGTCCGGCCAGAACAGCCATGGCAGCCCGAATGCGGCCGCGGCCCACGCCGCGCGCGCGCCCATGCGCTGCGCGACCGGCTTCGCCTTGCCCTCTGGGCGCACGTAGTCGAGCGACATCAGCAGGCTCACCGCCGCCGCGCGGCTCGCCGCATGCGCGGCGATCATCGTCCACGCGGCACGCAGCGGCAGCATGGACGCAAGTGCCTGCCACTTGAGGCCGAGCGTCACCACGAGCGCCACCGCACCGAAGGTGCCGATCCGCGAGTCGTGCATGATCCGCAGCACGTCGTCGCGTGTATAGCCGCCGCCGAACGCATCGCAGCTGTCGGCGAGGCCGTCCTCGTGGAACGCGCCGGTCGCAAGCAACGTCGCGGCCATCGACAGCCCGACCGCGATCGACGCCGGCAGCACGCGCAGCGCGACCAGATAGACGAGCGCACCCCACGCGCCGACGCATGCGCCAACCAGCGGGAAGTAGCGCGCGGCCTGGTCGAGGTCGCCAGCCGCATGGCCGATCGAGCGCGGCACCGGCACGCGCGTGAAATAGCCGAGCGCGACGAAGAAGTAGCGCAGCTCCGCGCGTGGGCCGCGTGCGCGCTCAGGCGTCACGGTTGTCGACGCCTGCGGATTCGAAGCTCGCCATCTCGGCGAGGAATGCGGCTGCCGCGCGCACGAGCGGCAGCGCGAGCGCGGCGCCGGTGCCTTCGCCGAGCCGCAGGTCGAGTGCAAGCAGCGGCTTTGCGCCGAAATACTCGAGCATGCGCCGGTGCCCGGCTTCGTGC is a window of Burkholderia latens DNA encoding:
- a CDS encoding cobalamin-binding protein — translated: MSRAPLGRLPALAMLAALAHAPLARADVAARDDAGNTVTLAAPAQRVISLAPHATELIYAAGGGAKLVGTVTYSDYPPAAQAVPRVGDNKALDLERIAALKPDLIVVWRHGNAERQTDALRALQIPLFFSEPKHLDDVATSLRRLGTLLGTGPAADVAAASFSRDIAALRARYSARPPVTMFFQVWDRPLTTLNGAHLFNDVIALCGGRNVFAALKPLAPAVTDEAVLAANPEAIVTTAAGATRSDAPLPSLARWRAWPALTAVARNNLFAIDGDLLTRPSPRIAQGAAALCEDLDAARARRPAR
- a CDS encoding adenosylcobinamide-GDP ribazoletransferase produces the protein MTPERARGPRAELRYFFVALGYFTRVPVPRSIGHAAGDLDQAARYFPLVGACVGAWGALVYLVALRVLPASIAVGLSMAATLLATGAFHEDGLADSCDAFGGGYTRDDVLRIMHDSRIGTFGAVALVVTLGLKWQALASMLPLRAAWTMIAAHAASRAAAVSLLMSLDYVRPEGKAKPVAQRMGARAAWAAAAFGLPWLFWPDWRAGLAAFVALVLVRAWAARYFMKRIGGYTGDCLGFAQQLSELAIYLVVLGWISS
- the cbiB gene encoding adenosylcobinamide-phosphate synthase CbiB; this translates as MLMLSLPLVAMLAVAAAIVDRVLGEPAGWHPLVAFGRLAARVEGALNTGRHGRAAGVAAWLAAVAPPVAVAAWLAAVLPWPLAAALHVALLWFALGARSLADHVTPIAAALLRRDLDAARALTARIVSRDTSEADEGALSRAAVESALENGNDAIFGALFWFVVAGGPGALLFRLANTLDAMWGYRTPRFLTFGWAAARLDDALNWIPARATAASYALLGDTAAAWRCWRTQARHWDSPNAGPVMAAGAGSLNVQLGGPAVYHGEIEDRPVLGTGATATAVHVVAALSLVTRTLALWLALLVAGGALVLATHHV
- the cobD gene encoding threonine-phosphate decarboxylase CobD; amino-acid sequence: MSDARIPHGGNLHEAARRHGIPYDAWLDLSTGINPVGYPVPPVPADAWRRLPDDGDALAACAAGYYGAPDAEHVLPVAGSQAAIRALPALLPTGDAGVAPLAYGEYAPAFARRGHRVVALDIGVDALPATLRHVIVGNPNNPTAEFVPVERLLCWHAQLSARGGTLIVDEAFADTGTAPSLAQYVDRPGLVVLRSVGKFFGLAGIRAGFVLAHPASIAALRDVLGAWTVSGPARHAVAAAFADRAWQAAARERLTADGERLAALLRAHGFAVRATPLFSWTDDARAAALHAALAAHGIWTRHFAQRSSIRIGLPGNEAEWQRFADALTQCMTALQPASA
- the cobC gene encoding alpha-ribazole phosphatase: MDLVLIRHPAVDVERGICYGRSDVPLAASADIGAQHVRERVATLGAPLPRHIWTSPLTRCASVAERLAHAFGVPLRHDAGWQEMDFGAWELQRWDDIGRAALDAWAADLMHACAHGGESVARFAARVARAADEVVGAGTPQWAVTHAGVIRAFASHALRVPLDTLLARPVPIGGVVWLRLDDASRSWKVEHWDE